The Sulfurospirillum halorespirans DSM 13726 genome has a window encoding:
- a CDS encoding GNAT family N-acetyltransferase, with translation MTLLSPCDYHVVREYLRAVDANVLFAYSVVNHDIEGKIFVDDCHTPTVFYIVHPYGMALLLGNTEQKEFNNVLKNYLSNHLNQRTRPEWLQVYPRTWEVTLNELLNKQLCFDNVNQHAISVLERLNFEFSSEKYYLQKETIDLEGNTLQRTDKSLYEKISGSVIPSRFWNNYSDFERFGVGFSLVDTKGTPLSTAFCSFIYDGQLELGIETDPRYLGKGYAYVVCSALIDYCLGNKLIPVWACSSLNSGSQKLAQKLGFSIIRKRPYYQLPNS, from the coding sequence ATGACGCTTCTGTCTCCTTGCGATTACCATGTTGTACGTGAATATTTACGTGCAGTAGATGCCAATGTATTGTTTGCGTATTCGGTTGTCAATCATGATATAGAAGGAAAAATCTTTGTTGATGATTGTCATACACCAACGGTTTTTTATATTGTGCATCCTTACGGTATGGCGTTGCTCCTTGGCAATACAGAACAAAAAGAGTTTAATAATGTTTTGAAAAACTATCTGTCTAATCATTTAAACCAAAGGACACGTCCTGAATGGTTACAAGTGTACCCCAGAACGTGGGAAGTTACTTTAAATGAACTCTTAAACAAACAACTATGTTTTGATAACGTTAACCAACACGCTATCTCTGTACTAGAGCGTTTAAACTTTGAATTTTCTTCTGAAAAATACTATTTACAAAAAGAGACAATAGATTTAGAAGGCAATACCCTTCAAAGAACCGATAAATCCTTGTACGAAAAAATTTCTGGAAGCGTCATTCCCTCTCGTTTTTGGAATAATTATTCCGATTTTGAACGCTTTGGTGTTGGGTTTTCCCTTGTTGATACAAAAGGTACGCCTCTTTCAACAGCATTTTGTTCTTTTATATACGATGGGCAACTTGAATTAGGTATCGAAACAGATCCTCGTTATTTGGGGAAAGGCTATGCGTATGTGGTTTGTTCTGCGTTAATTGATTATTGTCTTGGGAATAAACTCATTCCTGTTTGGGCGTGTAGTTCTCTGAATAGTGGGTCTCAAAAATTAGCTCAAAAACTGGGTTTTAGTATTATTCGTAAGCGTCCGTATTATCAATTACCTAACTCCTAA
- a CDS encoding class I SAM-dependent methyltransferase, with product MMNGHWKADDYAANSKGQAVWANELIEKMALRGDESILDIGCGDGKITDALSHLTNGEVVGIDLSSEMIAYAQKSFSKPIFMQMDAQALNFNERFDVVFSNAALHWVKDHKAVLEGIYKALKPNGKAILQMGGEGNADLFFKAIKQVMPFYAVYFEGFEMPYTFLSDKAYEGLLEGMSFRLYTASLIPKDMVHADVKAFRGWIETTWFPYIQRVPAQHKEAFIEACIEAYCTLCPLDNEGRVHLGMMRLEVQLSK from the coding sequence ATGATGAATGGACATTGGAAGGCTGATGATTACGCGGCAAATTCAAAAGGGCAGGCGGTTTGGGCGAATGAGTTGATCGAAAAGATGGCGCTTAGGGGCGATGAATCCATTTTAGACATCGGGTGCGGCGATGGAAAAATCACCGATGCTTTGAGTCATCTCACAAACGGCGAAGTGGTCGGCATCGATTTGAGTAGCGAGATGATTGCGTATGCTCAAAAGAGTTTTTCAAAGCCAATTTTTATGCAGATGGATGCGCAAGCGTTGAATTTTAATGAGCGCTTTGATGTCGTCTTTTCCAACGCGGCATTGCACTGGGTCAAAGACCATAAAGCGGTGTTGGAAGGTATCTATAAAGCACTCAAACCAAATGGCAAAGCGATTTTGCAGATGGGAGGAGAGGGCAATGCCGATCTGTTTTTTAAAGCGATTAAGCAGGTAATGCCTTTTTACGCCGTCTATTTTGAGGGGTTTGAAATGCCCTATACATTTCTTTCCGATAAAGCGTATGAAGGCCTTTTAGAAGGAATGAGCTTTCGTTTGTATACCGCATCTTTAATTCCTAAAGATATGGTGCATGCGGATGTAAAAGCCTTTCGAGGCTGGATCGAAACGACATGGTTTCCCTATATCCAACGTGTTCCAGCTCAGCACAAAGAGGCGTTTATTGAGGCGTGCATAGAAGCGTATTGTACGCTTTGTCCGCTCGATAATGAGGGAAGAGTGCATCTTGGTATGATGCGTCTTGAAGTGCAATTGAGCAAGTAA
- a CDS encoding methyl-accepting chemotaxis protein, whose product MIFLLLLFLLTTGSLTYLLISNTTGARNAATTIETVGALRSLSATLGTYARGYQLNYDAKNYDGYDQTYKEILKTIDMLKEEVKNPLYTKNLDAIKESTLAYHTGNETRFRIIKEHTYEIHAPKFVDSNDGQLLKKLSEEGAGHYFKLLTMIKELSSTIQESEFKALETSKIIGIVTSVLLTAIVTSLFLFIINKIYLSIQKASDGCTYIAQHKDLNYKIKTGEKDEIAQMMDIFNALLVQLAKAIDEAKQSAQENAAVAEELSSTSLHIGRSTESSAREIEETTHETESVVSILEVSATSSQQSGQVIATVSDELTSASEEVLAVSDELKNVVVNQTDLSSRLEHLDQDVAQVRQVLLVIAEIAEQTNLLALNAAIEAARAGEHGRGFAVVADEVRKLAERTQKSLVESNATVAVIVQSVSAASEMMRKSATEIQHLGDRAETTQTLMRTTVTNMDNAKMGAIKTASDANIGREKAIHVIERIRNIRTISNTNARSVEEIASAAEHLAKLSEGLNLSLAQFKTA is encoded by the coding sequence ATGATATTTTTATTATTGCTCTTTCTTCTCACTACAGGAAGCCTCACCTATCTTCTAATCTCAAATACAACAGGCGCTCGTAATGCAGCAACTACCATAGAAACAGTCGGGGCATTGCGTTCTTTAAGTGCTACGCTTGGAACCTATGCTAGAGGGTATCAACTAAACTATGATGCAAAAAATTATGATGGATACGATCAAACCTATAAAGAAATTCTAAAAACCATTGACATGTTAAAAGAAGAAGTCAAGAACCCATTGTATACAAAAAATTTAGATGCTATCAAAGAAAGCACTCTCGCCTATCATACAGGCAATGAAACACGTTTTCGAATTATCAAAGAACATACGTATGAAATTCATGCACCAAAATTTGTCGATTCTAACGATGGGCAACTTCTTAAAAAGCTTAGTGAAGAAGGAGCAGGTCACTATTTTAAGCTTCTAACGATGATCAAAGAATTAAGCAGCACTATTCAAGAATCTGAATTTAAAGCACTAGAAACTTCGAAAATAATCGGCATTGTAACTTCCGTTCTTTTAACAGCTATAGTCACATCACTCTTTTTATTTATTATCAATAAAATTTATCTTTCCATCCAAAAAGCATCCGATGGTTGTACCTATATCGCTCAACACAAAGATCTTAATTATAAAATAAAAACGGGTGAAAAGGATGAAATTGCTCAAATGATGGACATCTTCAACGCCCTTTTAGTCCAACTAGCCAAAGCGATTGATGAAGCAAAACAAAGTGCTCAAGAAAATGCAGCCGTGGCAGAAGAACTTTCGAGCACCTCACTTCATATTGGTCGAAGTACCGAGAGTTCAGCACGAGAAATCGAAGAGACAACGCATGAAACCGAATCCGTTGTCTCTATCTTGGAAGTAAGTGCTACTAGCTCTCAACAATCAGGTCAAGTCATTGCCACTGTTTCAGATGAACTGACAAGCGCTTCGGAAGAGGTACTTGCCGTTTCTGATGAGCTCAAAAACGTGGTTGTCAATCAAACAGACCTCTCTTCAAGACTTGAGCATTTGGATCAAGATGTTGCGCAAGTGAGACAAGTGCTTTTAGTTATTGCAGAGATTGCCGAACAAACCAACCTTTTAGCACTCAATGCCGCTATTGAAGCCGCACGTGCAGGAGAACATGGTCGTGGTTTTGCGGTTGTCGCAGACGAAGTCAGAAAATTGGCAGAACGTACTCAAAAAAGCCTCGTTGAGAGTAATGCAACCGTTGCCGTCATTGTTCAATCCGTCAGTGCAGCCTCAGAGATGATGCGTAAAAGTGCAACAGAGATTCAGCATTTGGGTGATCGTGCAGAAACGACACAAACACTGATGAGAACAACGGTTACTAATATGGATAACGCTAAAATGGGAGCAATTAAAACGGCAAGTGATGCCAATATAGGTCGTGAAAAGGCCATTCATGTGATTGAGCGTATTCGCAACATTCGTACGATTTCAAACACTAATGCCAGAAGCGTCGAAGAGATTGCTTCAGCGGCTGAACACCTTGCAAAGCTCTCTGAAGGGCTTAACCTCTCTCTCGCTCAATTTAAAACAGCTTGA
- a CDS encoding PAS domain S-box protein: MTIALNSTLGEPKIGSILLIDPSKMFSKMLQRSLEALGYPVHHASTLHAAIELLTFSSFDLIVVDLTLPDGEGEMILQNLHIFEKHKIFIYTSDVKTNPYEEWSQYGVLGSLCKTSPLPVVIKEIHKTMKALLYNTIYSILVVDASPISAQYIQTILRPHHYDVEIAQDSAQAQKLLDLTAFDLIILDFSASSAIKESLLVQLRNMKQSMHIPIFILTEHYDANTVRKLIKQGANEFFHKPFIEEELLLKVNFWIDFERKTQENSYQKILLQEYKNAVDRSTIVSKTNKEGIITYANDKFCKISGYRYEELIGQPHSIVRHPSVPKETFKQMWETILKGEKWEGVVKNRRKDGSAYWVNAVINPIIDHKGNIVEFISIRTDISSVHEIHDSLQTQLKISEKNFEDAYHMFKQYEHAINESTILTRTDLEGNITFANENFYKTTGFCEEEVIGKNHSIIRHKDTPNEVFTDLWRTLKKGKVWRGVFKNQRKDGNASWFYSTILPIFNKYRIPLEYMAIRRDITEIINLHEELEATQQEVIYRMGEIAESRSKETGNHVRRVAAYSRLLALKYGLDKKESDLIGSASPMHDIGKVGIPDSILQKPGSLNEEEWEIMRTHAMLGYTILQNSTRPLLQAAAIIAKEHHEKYDGTGYPLNLQGRDIHLYARIVAVADVFDALSHDRCYKKAWEDVAVFEFFEHERGKHFDPQIVDLFLNAKEDFLAIRDSLKDAINYAI; the protein is encoded by the coding sequence ATGACCATTGCCCTAAACAGTACTTTGGGAGAGCCAAAGATCGGCTCAATTCTTCTTATCGACCCCTCCAAAATGTTTTCAAAAATGCTGCAAAGGTCACTCGAAGCACTGGGGTATCCTGTGCACCACGCAAGCACACTGCATGCAGCCATCGAACTTCTGACATTTTCCTCGTTTGACCTCATTGTTGTAGATCTCACACTTCCGGATGGTGAAGGGGAGATGATTCTGCAAAATCTGCATATTTTTGAAAAACATAAAATTTTTATTTACACTTCAGACGTCAAAACAAACCCGTATGAAGAGTGGTCACAGTATGGCGTTTTGGGTTCTCTTTGCAAAACTTCTCCACTGCCTGTTGTGATAAAAGAGATTCATAAAACGATGAAAGCGCTTTTGTACAACACCATTTATTCCATTTTGGTGGTGGATGCCTCGCCCATAAGTGCGCAGTACATTCAAACTATTTTACGGCCGCATCATTACGATGTTGAGATTGCTCAGGATAGCGCGCAAGCTCAAAAGCTTCTTGATCTCACCGCATTTGATCTGATTATCTTAGATTTTTCGGCTTCTAGTGCCATCAAAGAGTCGTTGCTGGTGCAGCTTCGGAACATGAAACAAAGCATGCACATTCCCATTTTTATTCTTACAGAGCATTACGATGCTAACACTGTTAGAAAGCTCATCAAACAAGGGGCGAATGAGTTTTTTCATAAGCCATTTATTGAAGAAGAGCTACTGTTAAAAGTCAATTTTTGGATCGATTTTGAGCGTAAAACCCAAGAAAACAGCTATCAAAAGATACTCTTGCAAGAGTATAAAAATGCGGTTGATCGCAGTACCATTGTCTCAAAAACCAACAAAGAGGGCATCATCACCTATGCCAATGACAAATTTTGTAAAATCTCAGGCTATCGTTATGAAGAGCTCATCGGGCAACCCCATAGCATCGTGCGCCATCCCAGTGTGCCAAAAGAAACGTTCAAACAGATGTGGGAGACGATCTTAAAGGGTGAAAAGTGGGAAGGTGTGGTCAAAAATAGGCGCAAAGATGGCTCCGCGTATTGGGTCAATGCTGTGATCAATCCTATCATCGATCACAAGGGAAATATTGTCGAATTTATCAGCATCCGAACCGACATTAGCAGTGTGCATGAGATTCATGATTCGCTTCAAACGCAACTCAAAATTTCTGAAAAAAACTTTGAAGATGCGTACCACATGTTTAAACAATACGAACATGCCATCAATGAAAGCACCATCTTAACCCGTACCGATTTGGAAGGAAACATCACCTTTGCCAATGAAAATTTTTACAAAACAACGGGCTTTTGCGAAGAAGAAGTCATTGGGAAAAATCACAGCATTATCCGCCACAAAGACACGCCAAACGAAGTTTTTACCGATTTGTGGAGAACCCTAAAAAAAGGGAAAGTCTGGCGCGGTGTCTTTAAAAACCAGCGTAAAGATGGAAATGCCTCTTGGTTTTACTCCACGATTTTACCCATTTTCAACAAGTACCGTATTCCGCTTGAATACATGGCAATTCGCCGCGACATCACCGAAATCATTAACCTGCATGAAGAGCTTGAAGCGACCCAGCAAGAGGTTATTTACCGTATGGGCGAGATCGCGGAGAGTCGTAGCAAAGAGACTGGAAATCATGTCAGACGCGTCGCCGCTTATTCCCGCCTTTTGGCGTTAAAATACGGACTGGATAAAAAAGAGTCCGACCTCATAGGCTCTGCTTCTCCGATGCACGACATCGGCAAAGTGGGCATTCCTGATTCGATTTTGCAAAAACCAGGTTCTTTAAATGAAGAAGAATGGGAAATTATGCGCACCCACGCGATGTTAGGCTATACGATTTTGCAAAACTCCACACGCCCACTGCTTCAAGCAGCAGCCATCATCGCGAAAGAACATCATGAAAAGTACGATGGAACGGGCTACCCGCTCAATCTTCAAGGCAGAGACATTCATCTTTATGCGCGCATCGTCGCGGTTGCCGATGTTTTTGATGCCCTTAGCCACGATCGTTGTTACAAAAAAGCATGGGAAGATGTGGCTGTTTTTGAATTTTTTGAACACGAACGCGGAAAACACTTTGATCCGCAAATCGTCGATCTTTTCCTCAACGCCAAAGAAGACTTTCTAGCGATTCGCGATAGCCTCAAAGACGCCATCAACTACGCGATCTAA
- a CDS encoding 2-isopropylmalate synthase codes for MQSTQTFKKYKPYPLVPLAHREWASNIITQAPIWVSTDLRDGNQALVAPMNATKKLAYFQKLVEMGFKEIEIAYPSASQMDFDFCRMLIEQNLIPEDVRVAVLMPSIEKHIKRTFEAMKGAKKVTMHLYNPTADNQRKIVFDKSKAEIIALAVEGTRIIKEEAAKFKGDVMFQYSPESFSQTELEFARDVVNAVISEWMPTKNAPMVINLPNTLEACTPNIYADRIEWMSKQMLERDAVILSVHPHNDRGTAVASAEMAILAGAQRVEGTLLGNGERAGNVDLVTMAFNLYSQGIDPMLDIYNIDTILQEIITLTHSTIPPRHPYVGSMIYTAFSGTHQDAIKKGMEFQKVALDGYWHVPYLIIDPKDIKRDYRDVVRINSQSGKSGVAYVLKEFYGIETTKSMQIEIATEVQRLCDEKGIEVNAEEIFKVFRQMCKL; via the coding sequence ATGCAAAGTACACAAACATTTAAAAAATACAAACCGTACCCATTGGTACCTTTAGCACACCGTGAGTGGGCAAGTAACATCATTACACAAGCGCCCATTTGGGTTAGTACGGATCTTCGAGATGGCAATCAAGCCCTTGTAGCGCCAATGAATGCGACCAAAAAATTGGCGTATTTTCAAAAATTGGTGGAGATGGGATTTAAAGAGATTGAGATCGCGTATCCGAGCGCTTCTCAAATGGACTTTGATTTTTGTCGCATGTTGATCGAGCAGAACTTGATTCCTGAAGATGTTAGGGTTGCAGTTTTGATGCCTTCCATTGAAAAACACATCAAAAGAACTTTTGAAGCGATGAAGGGCGCAAAGAAAGTAACGATGCACCTTTACAACCCAACTGCGGACAATCAGCGCAAAATTGTGTTTGACAAAAGCAAAGCGGAGATCATCGCTTTAGCGGTTGAGGGCACACGCATCATCAAAGAAGAGGCGGCAAAATTCAAAGGTGACGTGATGTTTCAGTATTCACCTGAGAGCTTTTCACAAACCGAGTTGGAGTTTGCGCGCGATGTGGTCAATGCGGTTATCAGTGAGTGGATGCCGACTAAAAATGCACCGATGGTTATCAATTTGCCCAACACCTTGGAGGCGTGCACACCCAACATCTATGCCGATAGAATCGAGTGGATGAGTAAACAGATGTTGGAGAGAGACGCCGTTATTTTGAGCGTTCATCCGCACAATGACAGGGGCACAGCCGTAGCGAGTGCGGAGATGGCGATCTTAGCAGGGGCGCAAAGAGTTGAGGGTACGCTTTTGGGCAATGGGGAGAGAGCGGGTAATGTTGACTTGGTTACGATGGCGTTCAATCTTTACTCTCAGGGAATCGACCCGATGTTGGATATTTACAATATCGATACGATTTTACAGGAGATCATCACATTGACGCACAGCACGATTCCTCCCCGTCACCCTTATGTAGGTTCCATGATTTACACGGCTTTTTCGGGCACGCATCAGGACGCAATAAAGAAGGGTATGGAGTTTCAGAAGGTGGCGTTAGATGGCTATTGGCACGTCCCGTACTTGATCATCGACCCAAAGGATATTAAGCGGGATTATCGCGATGTGGTGCGCATTAACTCGCAGTCGGGCAAAAGCGGCGTGGCGTATGTTCTGAAGGAATTTTATGGCATTGAGACCACGAAGTCGATGCAAATTGAGATTGCTACGGAAGTGCAAAGGTTGTGCGATGAGAAGGGAATTGAGGTGAATGCGGAGGAGATTTTCAAAGTCTTTCGCCAAATGTGCAAGCTTTAA
- a CDS encoding LysE family translocator gives MLSVEFLITSLIVVLIPGTGVLFTISTGLAQGRKASVYAALGCTAGIVPHLLATIFGLAAIMHTSALAFEVLKIAGVVYLFYLAYMTWKDKSGFEAQAISSRSSALSLATKAFLLNILNPKLTIFFLAFLPQFVSPETTSPLGDMVILSAVFMLMTFVVFVIYGLLAHGFRHSVIESHRVQTWLRRGFALTFAGLGLQLASSTQK, from the coding sequence ATGCTAAGCGTTGAATTTCTTATCACCTCATTGATTGTGGTGCTGATCCCTGGTACGGGTGTTTTGTTTACCATCTCGACAGGGTTGGCACAAGGTCGAAAAGCCAGTGTGTATGCCGCTCTTGGGTGCACGGCAGGAATTGTGCCGCATCTTTTGGCAACGATTTTTGGGCTTGCTGCCATTATGCACACGAGTGCTCTGGCGTTTGAAGTCTTGAAAATTGCAGGTGTTGTGTATCTGTTTTATCTGGCATACATGACATGGAAGGACAAAAGTGGTTTTGAGGCTCAGGCAATTTCTTCGCGTTCCAGTGCGCTCTCTTTAGCGACCAAAGCGTTTTTACTGAACATTCTCAATCCCAAATTAACCATCTTCTTTTTGGCGTTTTTACCACAATTTGTCTCGCCTGAAACGACGTCGCCACTGGGTGATATGGTGATTTTAAGTGCGGTGTTTATGCTGATGACGTTTGTGGTGTTTGTAATCTACGGTCTTTTGGCGCATGGGTTTCGCCACAGTGTTATAGAATCACACCGTGTTCAAACATGGCTAAGACGTGGTTTTGCGTTGACCTTTGCAGGGCTTGGTCTACAGTTGGCTTCTTCAACGCAGAAGTAG
- the dbpA gene encoding ATP-dependent RNA helicase DbpA produces the protein MKTTQTHSFEQLITNADMLANLSQLGYTTMTPIQEASLAHIIAGRDIVAKAKTGSGKTAAFGLPLLLALHVNSMRIQSVVLCPTRELAEQVSAELRRLARFAHNIKIVTLCGGTRFVPQCINLEHGAHIVVGTPGRILQHLQEKTINFEHIKTLVLDEADRMLDMGFFEDIEKIIAKMPQKRQTLLFSATFPKEIERMCNEVQSDALHVSIEEEATTSPNITQVCYTVEPREKEAALKGVLLESDAKSVIIFCKTKIGVAELQGYLLDEGFDALSLHGDLEQIDRDEHLLLFANGSAQILVATDLASRGLDVKDVEMVINYELPQTMEIYTHRIGRTGRMEKAGLAVSFVTPREEGFFEELTEANFAFTCKAISDLNPTLTKPKKALYITLCIDAGKKHKMRAGDILGTLTKDLGLEASVIGKIDILEKFSYVAIAREYADKAFDGLSTTTIKNRRFKIWKLG, from the coding sequence ATGAAAACAACACAAACCCACTCTTTTGAGCAACTTATCACCAATGCGGACATGTTAGCCAACCTCTCACAGCTTGGCTACACCACCATGACGCCCATCCAAGAGGCATCTTTAGCCCACATCATCGCAGGACGCGACATCGTCGCCAAAGCCAAAACCGGCAGTGGCAAAACCGCCGCGTTTGGACTGCCACTGCTTTTAGCTTTACATGTAAACTCCATGCGCATCCAATCGGTCGTGCTTTGCCCCACGCGTGAACTAGCGGAGCAAGTCAGCGCAGAGCTGAGACGACTTGCGAGATTTGCCCATAATATCAAGATCGTCACGCTCTGTGGTGGAACGCGTTTTGTGCCGCAGTGCATCAACCTAGAGCATGGCGCGCACATTGTGGTCGGAACTCCTGGGCGCATTTTGCAACATTTGCAAGAGAAGACCATCAACTTTGAGCATATCAAAACGCTCGTTCTTGATGAAGCCGACCGCATGCTCGACATGGGCTTTTTCGAAGACATCGAGAAGATCATCGCCAAGATGCCACAAAAACGTCAAACCCTGCTGTTCTCCGCCACCTTCCCCAAAGAGATCGAGCGCATGTGCAATGAAGTGCAAAGCGACGCCTTACATGTAAGCATCGAAGAAGAGGCAACCACATCTCCGAACATCACGCAAGTGTGCTACACCGTCGAGCCACGTGAAAAAGAAGCAGCACTTAAAGGCGTTTTACTGGAAAGCGATGCCAAGTCAGTCATTATCTTTTGCAAAACCAAAATCGGGGTCGCGGAACTTCAAGGCTATCTGTTAGATGAAGGCTTTGACGCACTCTCCTTGCATGGCGATTTAGAACAAATCGACCGTGACGAGCACCTGCTTCTCTTTGCCAATGGCAGTGCCCAAATCCTCGTAGCGACCGATCTTGCTTCCCGAGGACTAGACGTTAAAGATGTCGAGATGGTCATCAACTACGAACTCCCTCAAACGATGGAGATCTACACCCATAGAATTGGACGAACAGGACGCATGGAAAAAGCTGGTCTCGCAGTAAGCTTTGTCACACCACGCGAAGAGGGCTTCTTTGAAGAACTCACAGAAGCCAATTTCGCCTTTACATGTAAAGCCATCAGCGACCTAAATCCAACCCTTACAAAGCCCAAAAAAGCCCTCTACATCACGCTTTGCATCGACGCAGGCAAAAAACACAAAATGCGCGCAGGCGACATCTTGGGAACCCTCACCAAAGACTTAGGACTGGAAGCGAGTGTGATTGGTAAAATTGACATCTTAGAGAAGTTTTCTTATGTTGCTATAGCGCGTGAATATGCTGATAAAGCGTTTGATGGACTCAGTACTACGACGATTAAAAATAGACGGTTTAAGATATGGAAGTTGGGGTAA
- a CDS encoding helix-turn-helix transcriptional regulator, whose amino-acid sequence MKKELKPYVALCDAIGKLFYPNVEVVMHDLEAKKLVHIVNAFSKRRVGDAMLSELKDLNSIKENWVGPYDKTSSEGKRLKAVSIIVRDADEKPIGMICINYNTEPIETLFESLKGFLHVNDSAPKPSVLFSQSWREHTDETIEKYLSSKNIALSGLSSDDKKELVIFLESEGIFAIRNVVGYICSVLNVSKATIYNWLKAVRS is encoded by the coding sequence ATGAAAAAAGAACTCAAACCTTATGTCGCACTCTGCGACGCCATCGGCAAACTGTTTTACCCTAATGTGGAAGTTGTGATGCATGACCTAGAAGCCAAAAAACTGGTTCACATCGTCAATGCTTTCTCTAAGCGTCGCGTGGGTGATGCGATGTTGAGCGAGCTCAAAGACTTAAACAGCATCAAAGAGAACTGGGTCGGACCGTACGATAAAACCAGCAGTGAAGGCAAACGCCTCAAAGCCGTCAGCATCATCGTGCGAGACGCGGACGAAAAACCCATCGGGATGATCTGCATCAACTACAACACAGAACCTATAGAGACGCTGTTTGAGTCGCTCAAAGGCTTTTTACATGTAAACGACTCCGCACCCAAACCTTCCGTACTTTTTTCCCAAAGCTGGAGAGAACATACCGATGAGACGATAGAGAAGTATTTAAGCTCCAAAAACATTGCCCTCTCAGGTCTTTCAAGTGACGATAAAAAAGAGTTGGTGATTTTCTTAGAAAGCGAAGGCATCTTCGCCATTCGCAATGTTGTGGGGTATATCTGCTCGGTGTTAAATGTTTCTAAGGCTACGATTTATAATTGGCTCAAAGCGGTTAGGAGTTAG
- a CDS encoding NAD(P)-dependent oxidoreductase, whose amino-acid sequence MAIGFIGLGNLGAAIAKRLTSMGEEVIVWNRTKAKAEAKGFVCESSPKALLEKCDTVLMCLFDSDGVRNVLTMENGLLSANLKGKTIIDLSTNHFNDVIEFHAMVKKQGGNYLESPVLGSVVPASKGELTAVCAGKEGTFLTCKPLLEKFASTIFHLKEAGFAAKMKLINNLCLGSFMATIAECTALGEACGINKKELLEILGAGGGKSLVLAAKTQKLIDEDFSPHFSTSAITKDLHCLQDLAYSLNRPLYTASVTKELFSKMKMMGKGDEDFSSIYQLFKA is encoded by the coding sequence ATGGCAATCGGTTTTATAGGATTAGGCAATTTAGGTGCAGCCATCGCAAAGCGTTTAACGAGTATGGGCGAAGAGGTCATCGTTTGGAACCGTACCAAAGCGAAAGCTGAAGCCAAAGGCTTTGTGTGTGAAAGCTCACCCAAAGCGCTCTTGGAAAAATGCGACACGGTGCTCATGTGTCTGTTTGACTCTGATGGAGTCCGAAATGTTTTAACGATGGAAAATGGGCTTTTAAGCGCAAACCTAAAAGGCAAAACCATCATTGACCTTTCGACGAATCATTTCAACGATGTCATTGAGTTTCATGCTATGGTTAAAAAGCAGGGTGGAAATTACCTCGAATCGCCTGTTTTAGGCAGTGTCGTGCCTGCAAGTAAAGGCGAGTTGACCGCGGTGTGTGCTGGCAAAGAGGGTACATTTCTTACATGTAAACCACTTTTAGAAAAATTTGCCTCTACCATTTTTCATCTCAAAGAAGCTGGATTTGCGGCGAAGATGAAGCTCATCAATAACCTTTGTTTGGGTTCTTTTATGGCGACGATTGCGGAGTGTACGGCACTGGGTGAAGCGTGTGGCATCAATAAAAAAGAGCTTTTAGAGATATTGGGAGCAGGGGGCGGAAAGTCACTGGTACTGGCTGCTAAAACACAAAAACTGATCGATGAGGACTTTAGCCCGCATTTTAGCACCTCTGCAATCACCAAAGATTTGCATTGTCTGCAAGACTTGGCGTACAGTCTGAACCGTCCGCTTTACACCGCAAGTGTCACCAAAGAGCTTTTTTCCAAAATGAAAATGATGGGAAAAGGTGACGAGGACTTTAGTTCTATTTACCAACTTTTCAAAGCGTAA